One Cygnus atratus isolate AKBS03 ecotype Queensland, Australia chromosome 6, CAtr_DNAZoo_HiC_assembly, whole genome shotgun sequence DNA segment encodes these proteins:
- the ZC3H15 gene encoding zinc finger CCCH domain-containing protein 15, translating to MPPKKQQQPAGGSKKADQKKKEKIIEDKTFGLKNKKGAKQQKFIKAVTHQVKFGQQNPRQAAQTESEKKLKKEDKKKELQELNELFKPVVAAQKISKGADPKSVVCAFFKQGQCTKGDKCKFSHDLSLERKCEKRSVYIDARDEDLEKDTMDNWDEKKLEEVVNKKHGEAEKKKPKTQIVCKYFLDAIENNKYGWFWVCPGGGDNCMYRHALPPGFVLKKDKKKEEKQDEISLEDLIEKERAALGPNVTKITLECFIAWKRRKRQEKIDKAEQDMERRKADFKAGKALVISGREVFEFRPELVDADDEEADDTRYTQGTGEDDEVEDPVCINDVDLSLYVPKAVDETGITVASPERFSTYTSIERDDNKLSEASGGEINSSEQNDLEEDNDGDGELENGVIDAVPVDENLFTGEDLDELEEELNTLDLEE from the exons ATGCCccccaagaagcagcagcagccggcgGGGGGCAGCAAGAAGGCGGAccagaagaagaaggagaagattATCGAG GACAAAACCTTTGgcttaaagaacaaaaaaggtgcaaaacaacagaaatttaTCAAGGCTGTGACTCACCAGGTTAAATTTGGTCAGCAAAATCCACGCCAG GCTGCTcaaacagaaagtgaaaagaaattaaagaaagaagataagaaaaaagaattacaagAATTAAATGAACTCTTCAAGCCCGTGGTTGCTGCACAGAAAATTAGCAAAG GTGCTGATCCCAAATCTGTAGTTTGTGCTTTCTTCAAGCAAGGGCAGTGCACTAAAGGAGACAAGTGCAAGTTTTCTCATGATTTGTCTTTGGAAAGGAAGTGTGAAAAACGAAGTGTTTACATTGATGCAAGAGATGAAGACCTTGAAAAAG ATACAATGGATAACTGGGATGAGAAGAAGCTAGAAGAGGTGGTGAACAAGAAGCATGGTGAGGcggaaaagaaaaaacccaaaactCAAATA gtctgcaaatattttcttgatgctattgaaaacaacaaatatgGATGGTTTTGGGTCTGTCCGGGTGGCGGAGACAATTGTATGTATCGCCATGCGCTCCCTCCaggttttgtattaaaaaaagacaaaaagaaggaggaaaagcaagatGAAATTTCCTTAGAAGATCTAATAGAAAAAGAG CGTGCTGCCTTAGGACCAAATGTTACCAAAATCACTTTAGAGTGTTTCATTgcatggaagagaagaaaaagacaagaaaaaattgATAAGGCTGAGCAAGATatggaaaggaggaaagcagacTTTAAAGCTGGCAAAGCATTGGTG ATTAGTGGACGCGAAGTATTTGAGTTCCGACCGGAGTTGGTTGATGCAGATGATGAAGAAGCAGATGATACCCGCTATACTCAAGGAACAGGAGAAGATGATGAG GTGGAAGATCCCGTGTGCATAAATGATGTAGATTTGAGCCTGTATGTCCCGAAGGCTGTCGATGAGACTGGTATTACTGTGGCTAGTCCTGAGCGATTCAGCACATACACTTCAATAGAAAGAGATG ataATAAATTAAGTGAAGCTTCTGGCGGTGAGATAAACAGCAGTGAGCAAAACGATTTAGAGGAAGATAATGATGGAGATGGGGAGTTGGAAAATGGAGTAATTGATGCAGTTCCAGTTGATGAAAATCTTTTTACTGGCGAGGACTTGGATGAACTAGAAGAAGAACTAAACACTCTTGATTTagaagaatga